The window AGCGTTCAATGATGACTATTAGTCAACGCCCGTtatgtagaaaatatatataaaacatttgtgcaaTTAATGTGTGCGACTTGagaaatttagtttgtttttaatagttaacGTTTTCCTCGAAACTGAACTAATTGCACACTTTCCCATCTGAACTTAGTGATTTTCACGTTTTTAAACGCAAACTCGTGTTTTTCCATTGCACGCACGttttaaaagtgatttgttTGTTCACCGTTTCGCTCTCTAAAGCGCAGCGAGATCTCAAGCAGAAACGCTTAACgttagttaatattttattagggTCTTTGTTGCAAACTCTTATTACCGTTCACGTGCAGAACGTAGACAAAAtcgcattgtgtgtgtgttacttgGTTTTGATCGGTTGCGGTGTATTTAGGTTACTGTGTCACGTCGAGTGAGGTCGCATAAAGGCCCCGAAGCCTCGGGTTCTCGTTGGTCCTGGTAGCGGGGGCGTCGCGCGTGTGACGCGGCGTGATGGACGCCGCCAGTCCGAGGCTTTGAGGCCCGCGCGGTGCGATAAGCTCGGATGTCTCCTGTGCCGTCTCCTAGGAGACTGTAACCCGAGCACGGCATTGAAACACTCAACGGACGCTCATTTATAAACAATAAGTCGTTCACAGTATATTTTGCCTTCTTCATAAACGAAAGTAACCTTTTTTCAGGCTTCATTTGGTGCCCGTAATGTGCCTTGTGACACTTAAccatgtgtgtttgttcaactgtgttgttgtttaaatAGGTCAGATGAGAGCAGGGATAATGGGTAACTGTATATGCAGGCAGAATCCACACCTGGGACCGGTGTCTTAGTTCATAAATCACGGTTGCCACGCCTCACCTTCACAGCCATTCCTGCAGCTGCCAAACCAACGCGTCGCACTGAATACCAGATCAACTTCTGCTCCTTCACAGTAAAACCGCAGCGCCGTGTCCTCCAGGGGTGAGGCATTTAGATGCGGACGCTCGGCTTGGGAGCATGGATGTTGTCTTGAGATCTTGAGCTATTTATCGAGGTCTGTCTGCTGATTTTAATCATGTCTCGTGTGCAGAGATTTTACGCGGGAGCTGAGATTGATAGCAGATAAAAATCATGCACGGTTTTGTTGACTTCAGAACCGGAGCATCCTCTGCTCTGTCCATCCTATTAGTCATAGGTCACGAGCCGATTCATAATTTGGTTTCAGGTGGTTTTGCTCATCACACCTGCATCTGAAGCGTTTACGAGCGGTTCCCACATAAACACAAGTGTTTGCCAGCTGCGTCCCAGGTGTCTCGTTTAGAGGCGCAGACGCGTTAGTCAATTCTGGCCGGCAAAAAGGATTATTAACGATCATACAAAAGTCGAAAATGCATTGTGTAGAGAGAGGAAAcgatttttgcaattatttcagTTCCACAAAATCCTTTAAATGTGACGATGTGGAACCGAGACGATAAACGGAAGGGATTACGTACGATTGAAATACATGGAGAATTCAAAGAATGATTCTTTCAACCAAAGAAGGAATAAGTTGCATTATCTAATTcaccaaaaacacacaagtcAGATTTTGGGGAACGTTTGTGAACATTGACTTCCCATCAACCAACGAAAACTTCAAACTTCTCAGAACACGCATGTGAAATAAAACTAGAACTTAAACGTTTTACAAAGAGTCCTTGTCTAAACGGTTCAATCTCAAACAGCAGCATGTTTTAGGTTAAGTTTCACTGTATCTTACAACCAGTTGCTGTTTATTAGTGTTCATAAACCACGTATTAATAACTCGTTCTGCAGTGGAAATCTATACGAATACGCTTGAATGGACACAGATGACTCGTTgcactgatttattattaatcataatgGATATGTGTAAAGATGAGGACAGCGACGCAAGCACTGATGCCTTGTGCTCGTGTATACGTACTACATGTAGGTCTTGTGTGTGTTGGCTAcgtgatttattaaaaagttgtttaaaacCCGAACAAGATGTGACTCTTCTGAAAAGCTTCGTTTGGGTTCCCAGCTCTGCTCGAGTCACAGCTGGGTTTGAGCTGAAGACGGCGTCCTCCTCAGACTGATGGGCGACACATGCTCTCAGTCCGTCCCGGACAAATGGTGTCTTATCAGCTCTGTAAACAACTCCTGAcggcccacacacacacacacacacacacacacacacgtgtgtgtttgtgcttaaAGAAACAcagtctgtctgtttctgtctcaCATGAGTCCTGTTAGCAGACAGAAATGTGAGCGTTACGAGCAAAAATAGACGGCGGGGTGCTGGCTCTCATTTAGATAATCAGATTGAGGCGTTACTTAAGAACCGGGCAAAACAACTCTCGGGAGAAAACAATGCAGAAATAGAGCGCTGTTCTTCATACTGGTTTGAGGTTTATGTGTTCATAtcgatggtgtgtgtgtgtgtgtgtgtgtgtgtgtgtgtgtgtgtgtgtgtgtgtgtgtgtaaaggtcAGGCAGcgatggaaacacacacacacacacacacaccccctcCTGACCCGTCACACATTCATTCCCATGGAAACAGCCAAGCTCAGTTGCTGTGGAGATGACAGGCGACGGCtggggaatgtgtgtgtgtgtgtgtgtgtttgagtaatGGGGTTTTTATGGAGATGCTGAAGTCCTTGCGCTGGACGCTCGGCTGAGATTAGttgctgaagttttttttttgatgatctTAAAGTATTACAGAAATGCTTTAGTTGCTGTTTATCACAACATCAGTCTTTAAAGTTGCTTcgcaactgtgtgtgtgtgtgtgttcctgtgaGATGTTCAAACACAATGGCCATCATTCATTCACTGGAGCAGAACGAATGTCTGTGGAAAATCGTCGTTTGGTTGAATTGTTGTGATTAATCGAATGAGACCATTTACGTGAGAATGATTTAAACACAACTTCCGCAGCCTGTGTTTCTCAAATGAGGCTCAGTGTTTTTACACGGGGGTCAAGTGTTGGCTTTGGGTTTGAATATGTGGTCTGTAAATTAGGGCTGGGTTGTATTGATGAGGATGTGATGCGACGTCTTATTATTGTGTTTGGATGGATCTGTGTGTGATCTTCAAGTAGCTTAAAATGCTGGTTTacatgtttgtttcttcttgAAATGAATATTGGTGAGTCAAAGTTGGAaagaatgcataaaatgtatttttgtgttggACGTCCTGTTGGTTTGCATGCAATTTTCCAAAAACAGTCAGGAAAGGCAAACCTCCAGTGGAGCTTTTCTTAAAATGGACATTAAGTTCCTGTAAAAGAAGTCCTTGAGAGCGGTgttattgtagtaatatttactattacagtattgatttatttagccATTTATATTTTGAGTTGTAGAAGTTCTCTGTGAAagggatttgtttcttaaaaatgtcCTCGACTGAAATAATTAGTCcattttatgcaattaattataaattggcaaaacatatttattttataaagtgaTCCTTTAAACGAAAGTGTTTCATGTGTTGGTGGTTTTTCTGTTACCTTTTactgttgtatttattttgtgtatttatcattttgtaagatatttattttattagtatttagctgttttagtcattctactcttaaacttattattaaatttttttaaacctattaTTGATACTTTTTCAGCTTTTAGTTATCCAtctatgaacaaaaaaaactcatcttgagaataaaaaatgaatgtagATTTCGATATTTGAGATTATTGTTCTACATGTGACATTAGCTACATATAGTTTGAGTGTTTTGGTTGCAGTCTGTTGTGAAGCGCTGGGGCTCTAATCTTGTTGTCGTCGCTCCAGGTCCGTCCTCTCCTCTCCGTCAGCCTCCAAGATAGATTCTCTCAGGAGTAAGGTGGAACTGCTGAAGTTGCCGTTGACTCTGTCGTCCAAATCCATCTCGGAGCGCAAGACTCAGCTGGGCGGGAACACCGAGCGCTCCAGGGGCGGAGCCGGGGTCCACAAACCCCGCCCACCGGCCCCAGACATGGACAACGAGTCGCAGTACTCGGGCTACTCCTACAAGTCTTCACATTCACGCAGCTCTCGCAAGCACAGGTACGGATTACCCATGACACCCTGCAGCACGGAACCAACAAAAAAATCCCATGAGCGTTAGGATAATaggcaaaaatgttttctaaatctCCTAccgtaaatgtataaaaatgcaattgtgGATTAATAgtcattgctaaggacttcattaGAACGACTTGTTTTCAAACAGTTGTATCTCAGTCGAATGTAGTCCTctcctaacaaaccacacatcaatggaaagctgaATTCTTCAGCAGAtcggtttttaaaaatgtgcctCGTTCCTGGTCACGCATCCatatatctattattattattatttatcatcgttattattatttattatgttattatttaattcagattCAACTgagcataatttatttaaaataattttagaatatttttgtaattcattagtgtttttactgtcccttttgatcaattgaatgaattgtggctttaaaaaaaaaagtgtttctttcaaacatctttaaaaaaggaCCACAGACTTTGAAAGGTAGTACCCTTCTTTAGTGTGACGTGTGTTTTGTGGTGTGTTTAAGGGACCGGAGAGACAGGCATCGCTCTAAGAGCCgagacagcagcagcagaggagaCAAGTCTGTGACCATCCAGGCCCCTGGAGAGCCGCTGCTGGACGCCGAGTCCACCCGAGGAGATGACCGGGTCAGTGCACGctttcagacagacagagatgtgTGAAGATGTTCATATCTGCTCTGTTCCAGCTCTCGATGTATCTTTATCACTGCTCagtatgttgtttttaaaggtgATGTGTTAAATACAGCAAAGTGGAAAAATGTGACAAGAAACTAAATTCATTATACAATAATTTTGTTTTCCAAAATATACTCTGAGTTCTGtgtgaatgtaatttttgtttcttaaaaaattttcaaaAAGTCCTTGACTGAAATTTAAACTGAGCcttcagcaaaaatatttattttatcaagaCAACATTTTTAGTGATCCTTTAAACAGaagtgtttcatgttttttttttattacctttttttattgttgttttttgagtATTATAATTCAAGGATAAACCGTAGTTATTTTGcgcattttataattttttcaagtaatttattttattagtatttagcCATTTTAGTCATTCTACTTAAACCTATTTTATGTTTTCGCCTGATCcctatattttatttctccttTTAGTTATCCATCTATcccaaaaaaaaagctcatctTGAAAATAATTTGCTGTAAAGGGATTTCATGCTGAGATACAATCTccttttattcttcaaaaatgcaaaaaagtgcatatttcATGATAATATTATGATCTACTGACATCTTTCCaaccagtttatttattttttatttttggccaaTATTCCAAAATGCACTTCATAGCCTACTCAAGGTTTTTTTCGAATTCATTCGCATCTTGGTGTTTTCATCTGGCGTGTTGTTTCATTTCTTAAATCTCCACACACACGTGAAGGAAACCTCTTTTCACGGCCTCTGTCTTGTCCCCCGTCAGGATGATAACTGGGGCGAGACCACCACCGTGGTGACCGGGACGTCCGAGCACAGCGTGTCCAACGAGGACCTGACTCGGGCGTCTAAAGAGCTGGAGGACTCGTCTCCGCTGGAGTGCCGTCGGTTCGCGGGGCCGGTGCTGAGCGGGATCCTGGGTCTGTTCGCGCTCCTGACGCCGCTGGCCTTCCTCCTGCTGCCTCAGCTGCTGTGGCGCGACTCTCTGGAGCCCTGCGGGACCCCGTGCGAGGGCCTCTACGTCTCGCTGGCCTTCAAGCTGCTGGTGCTGCTGATCTCGTCCTGGGCCCTGTTCCTGCGGCCGCCCCGGGCCACGCTGCCGCGCTTCTTCGTCTTCCGCTGCCTGCTGATGGCGCTGGTCTTCCTCTTCGTGGCCTCGTACTGGCTCTTCTACGGCGTCAGGGTCCTGGAGCCCCGGGAGCGAGACTACAGGGGCATTGTGGGATACGCCGTGTCTCTGGTGGACGCGCTGCTCTTCATCCAGTACCTGGCTCTCGTGCTGCTGGAGGTCAGGCACCTCAGACCGGCCTTCTGCCTCAAAGTGGTGCGCACCACCGACGGAGCCAGCCGCTTCTACAATGTGGGGCACCTCAGGTTAGGACGGCATCACTAGCTTAAACAGATAGCTGCTGTTAACTTAGATCTAGATGACCTTGTTTTCTTCAGTAGAGATTTCGAGCTGAAACCATGGTACTTGGTGATTCGTATAATGCTGCCGGtatttgaggggaaaaaacaaaccaggcagCACAAAATTAATACTTGGACCTCCTGAAGGTTTTATGTCAGatggtttgttgtttttgtggaaaGATAGCTATGCACACCGTTTTGTTGATCCTTTTGGCCAGGAGTTTGATTAacatggggggaaaaaaagcttttatgcatttgtttgcatGGATTTTTAATGATGTGAGGTTTTTTGCGTCATTTGGAGCAACTCTTcgtcatgtggtgcaaccaaaaataactattaatttTTGAAATTATCTCATTTCTGTGGCTGAATCATGAATCGCTGCTGTAGTATGCTTGTGAATGGTAgtctttaaatgcatatattttcagtttgcaatttacagacaaaaataaGTCCGCTAACTACATTTCAGAAGGCGACTACGAAATTATACGACAAAAATAcgttatttacaaaaaatgcaaatactgTGTACACTTTATTCACTGAGAACACAGTTAATGTTATGTAATGGTGTAATAGTTTAATCATGGTTGCACCAGATGACtttatcaaatgaaaaacatcacTTCATCTAAAATTTTTATATGATTTCATGTACACAACCTTCTTAACGTTTGAACagctacaaaagattttttttttgtattttaaaacttgCCCTTCAAATGTCATATGTACGTATATTCTTAAAACATTGGGCAGATAACAGTAGGTTTATGAATGCTTTTCATTGCAAGTTTAAGGA is drawn from Puntigrus tetrazona isolate hp1 chromosome 7, ASM1883169v1, whole genome shotgun sequence and contains these coding sequences:
- the vangl2 gene encoding vang-like protein 2 produces the protein MDNESQYSGYSYKSSHSRSSRKHRDRRDRHRSKSRDSSSRGDKSVTIQAPGEPLLDAESTRGDDRDDNWGETTTVVTGTSEHSVSNEDLTRASKELEDSSPLECRRFAGPVLSGILGLFALLTPLAFLLLPQLLWRDSLEPCGTPCEGLYVSLAFKLLVLLISSWALFLRPPRATLPRFFVFRCLLMALVFLFVASYWLFYGVRVLEPRERDYRGIVGYAVSLVDALLFIQYLALVLLEVRHLRPAFCLKVVRTTDGASRFYNVGHLSIQRAAVWVLDHYYTDFPVYNPALLNLPKSILSKKMSGFKVYSLGEENSTNNSTGQSRAMIAAAARRRDNSHNEYYYEEAEMDRRIRKRKARLVVAVEEAFTHIKRLQDDEAAASPKHPREVMDPREAAQAIFAPMARAMQKYLRTTRQQPYHSMESIIAHLQFCITHNMTPKAFLERYLAPGPTMQYQRENGRGRQWTLVSEEPVTSALRQGLVFSLRRLDFSLVVTVTPLPFLNLGEEFIDPKSHKFVMRLQSETSV